A stretch of the Streptomyces ortus genome encodes the following:
- a CDS encoding TetR/AcrR family transcriptional regulator → MVRMSAEERRESVVRAAMSEFARGGYYGTSTEAIAKRVGVSQPYLFRLFPGKKAIFLAAAERCLEDTVRAFEAASEGLSGEAALHSMADAYTRVIAEEPERLLMQMQMYVAVAAAEQAGDHELGEAVRAGWMRLWETVHLPLGADVDQTTDFLAYGMLINCLVAMGFPAEHRVWEGLYPSARAKGRLEH, encoded by the coding sequence ATGGTCAGGATGAGCGCAGAGGAACGGCGCGAGAGCGTCGTTCGCGCGGCGATGAGCGAGTTCGCCCGGGGCGGCTACTACGGCACGTCCACCGAGGCGATCGCCAAGCGCGTGGGGGTCTCGCAGCCGTACCTCTTCCGGCTCTTCCCGGGCAAGAAGGCGATCTTCCTCGCAGCCGCCGAACGTTGCCTGGAGGACACCGTCCGCGCGTTCGAGGCGGCGTCCGAGGGGCTGTCCGGCGAAGCGGCCCTGCACTCCATGGCGGACGCGTACACCAGGGTCATCGCCGAGGAGCCCGAGCGGCTGCTCATGCAGATGCAGATGTATGTCGCGGTGGCGGCGGCCGAGCAGGCCGGCGACCACGAGCTCGGCGAGGCGGTGCGGGCCGGCTGGATGCGACTGTGGGAGACCGTCCACCTGCCGCTCGGTGCCGACGTCGACCAGACCACCGACTTCCTGGCCTACGGGATGCTCATCAACTGCCTGGTGGCCATGGGTTTCCCGGCCGAGCACCGCGTATGGGAAGGGCTGTACCCGTCGGCCCGGGCCAAGGGCCGGCTCGAACACTGA
- a CDS encoding MFS transporter, which produces MSQQTERRGGAVWALVITSVAGFMAALDNLVVTTALPSIREDFGGALDDLEWTVSAYTLTFAVLLMFGAALGDRFGRRRLFLVGITVFTGASAAAAMAPGIDSLIAARAVQGVGAAIMMPLTLTLLTAAVPVAKRGMAYGIWGAVNGLAVASGPLIGGSLTEHLSWQWIFWLNVPLGLALLPLARLRLAESFGSGAPLDIRGTLLASGGLFGIVYGLVRAPVVGWSDGVVLLALFGGTALLTGFVVHGMRAENPMLPMRLFRSRAFAGINAASLLMFLGMFGSIFLLSQYMQGVLGYSPTEAGLRMLPWTGMPMLVAPVAGYLSDRVGGRPVVAAGLFLQAVGLGWFAVVVEADTSYAAQLPALIISGIGMSLFFAPASSLVMSSVRAQEQGIASGANNALREVGGALGIAVMASIFSAQGGYESAQTFVDGIRPALWVGSAAVAVAGLAALYIPRRRPETGGPEEVAKAPAPVRETVSH; this is translated from the coding sequence ATGTCACAGCAGACCGAACGTCGCGGGGGAGCCGTCTGGGCCCTCGTCATCACCAGCGTCGCCGGATTCATGGCGGCCCTCGACAACCTCGTCGTCACCACCGCTCTGCCCTCGATCCGCGAGGACTTCGGGGGAGCGCTCGACGACCTGGAATGGACCGTGAGCGCCTACACGCTCACCTTCGCCGTGCTGCTGATGTTCGGCGCGGCCCTGGGCGACCGGTTCGGCCGGCGGCGGCTCTTCCTCGTCGGCATCACCGTCTTCACCGGAGCCTCCGCCGCCGCGGCCATGGCGCCCGGCATCGACTCGCTGATCGCCGCCCGCGCGGTCCAGGGCGTCGGCGCGGCCATCATGATGCCGCTCACCCTGACCCTGCTGACGGCCGCCGTGCCGGTCGCCAAGCGCGGGATGGCGTACGGGATATGGGGAGCCGTCAACGGTCTCGCGGTCGCCTCGGGGCCGCTCATCGGAGGCAGCCTCACCGAACACCTGTCCTGGCAGTGGATCTTCTGGCTGAACGTCCCGCTGGGTCTCGCCCTGCTGCCGCTCGCCCGGCTGCGCCTTGCGGAGTCGTTCGGCTCCGGCGCCCCGCTGGACATCCGCGGCACCCTGCTCGCCAGCGGCGGCCTCTTCGGAATCGTGTACGGGCTGGTCCGCGCCCCTGTCGTCGGCTGGAGCGACGGCGTGGTGCTGCTCGCCCTGTTCGGGGGTACGGCCCTGCTCACCGGCTTCGTCGTCCACGGCATGCGGGCCGAGAACCCGATGCTGCCGATGCGCCTCTTCCGTAGTCGCGCCTTCGCCGGAATCAACGCGGCGAGCCTGCTGATGTTCCTCGGGATGTTCGGCTCGATCTTCCTGCTCAGCCAGTACATGCAGGGCGTGCTCGGCTACTCGCCCACCGAGGCGGGCCTGCGCATGCTGCCGTGGACCGGAATGCCGATGCTCGTCGCGCCGGTCGCCGGCTACCTGTCGGACCGCGTCGGCGGACGTCCCGTCGTCGCGGCGGGCCTGTTCCTGCAGGCCGTCGGCCTCGGATGGTTCGCCGTCGTGGTCGAGGCGGACACGTCGTACGCCGCCCAGCTGCCCGCGCTGATCATCAGCGGCATCGGGATGTCCCTCTTCTTCGCCCCCGCCTCCAGCCTGGTCATGTCCAGCGTCCGGGCGCAGGAGCAGGGCATCGCGTCCGGCGCCAACAACGCGCTGCGCGAGGTCGGCGGGGCGCTCGGTATCGCCGTGATGGCCTCGATCTTCTCCGCGCAGGGCGGCTACGAGAGCGCACAGACCTTCGTGGACGGCATCAGGCCCGCGCTGTGGGTCGGCTCCGCGGCGGTGGCCGTGGCGGGGCTCGCGGCGCTGTACATCCCGCGCCGG